The Pelmatolapia mariae isolate MD_Pm_ZW linkage group LG10_11, Pm_UMD_F_2, whole genome shotgun sequence genome includes a region encoding these proteins:
- the neu3.1 gene encoding sialidase-3.1: MGNTSSKGDSGEEPPKTTLFEREPSGITYRIPALVYLRHCHTFLAFAEKRSSPCDNDAKIFVMRRGTLKEDGSMQWSSSQELSSVCLPNHRTMNPCPVYEKNTKMLFLFFICVWGTTTEAKQILTGKNKTRLCYVSSRDDGQTWSQVTDLTESVIGEAIHKWATFAVGPGHGVQLENGRLIIPAYAYYIPYRCCSFPIPCTVYPRALSVYSEDFGQTWHIGKMLRKKSCECEMAEIIDHEGRSHLYCNARNAGGHRCEALSENSGVYFDKPHMAPELVETRYGCQGSIIGFPAPEFVPNDDAESKACGTSLLSPDTQTWLLFMHPTSKSRRRDMGVYLNRSPLHSSGWDRPRIIHRGPSGYSDLAYNGDKDQFSCLMECGKESELEQIAFVSFSLNDVMQTGGRKEKR; the protein is encoded by the exons ATGGGAAACACGTCGTCGAAGGGAGACAGCGGAGAAGAACCTCCTAAAACAACTTTGTTTGAAAGGGAGCCAAGTGGGATAACATACAGAATCCCTGCTCTCGTCTATCTGAGGCACTGTCACACCTTCCTCGCCTTTGCAGAGAAGAGATCCTCACCCTGTGACAATGACGCCAAAATTTTCGTTATGAGGAGAGGCACCCTGAAAGAGGATGGATCCATGCAG tggtcGTCCAGTCAGGAGCTGTCCTCGGTGTGCCTGCCAAACCACCGCACTATGAATCCTTGCCCGGTGTatgaaaaaaacaccaaaatgctctttttgtttttcatctgtgtgtGGGGCACAACCACGGAAGCGAAGCAGATCCTGACAGGTAAGAACAAGACTCGCCTTTGCTACGTCAGCAGCCGAGACGACGGCCAGACTTGGAGCCAAGTGACAGACTTAACTGAGAGTGTGATCGGCGAGGCCATCCACAAGTGGGCCACGTTCGCCGTGGGCCCCGGCCACGGTGTTCAGCTTGAGAATGGCCGACTGATCATCCCTGCGTACGCCTACTACATTCCTTACAGATGCTGCTCCTTCCCCATCCCTTGCACAGTCTACCCACGTGCACTGTCAGTATATAGCGAGGACTTTGGACAGACATGGCACATAGGTAAGATGCTGCGGAAGAAGTCGTGCGAATGTGAAATGGCCGAGATCATAGACCACGAGGGCAGGAGCCACCTCTACTGCAATGCTCGTAATGCCGGGGGCCACAGGTGTGAGGCTCTCAGTGAAAACAGCGGCGTCTACTTCGACAAGCCCCACATGGCCCCGGAGCTGGTCGAAACGCGCTACGGATGTCAGGGAAGCATCATCGGCTTTCCCGCTCCAGAATTTGTCCCAAACGACGACGCGGAAAGCAAAGCCTGTGGCACGTCGCTCCTGTCACCAGACACGCAAACCTGGCTCCTCTTCATGCACCCGACGAGCAAGTCCAGAAGAAGGGACATGGGTGTGTATTTAAACCGATCCCCCCTGCACTCATCCGGATGGGACAGACCCAGGATCATCCACAGGGGGCCCAGCGGCTACTCGGACCTGGCTTACAACGGGGACAAGGATCAGTTTTCGTGCCTGATGGAGTGCGGGAAAGAGAGTGAACTCGAGCAGATTGCCTTCGTGTCGTTCTCCCTTAATGATGTCATGCAGACAGGCGGCAGGAAAGAAAAGCGTTGA
- the xrra1 gene encoding X-ray radiation resistance-associated protein 1, whose product MTSASYTADAGRSYPIKCFPAGTSHHRRRDGAGHWLAAYREAEEQKYRHQRRRTKAAYKKCESELADTSHGVTLDRAFLLHLHHVDRPSELCSLDIIEQKLSSVKPEELEVFDNVAYINASINSLSLGSFSSFVSLRELNLSLNEVSDLMFDAAAFPLLEVLDLSYNCLSPDAIVSLGRLPRLKVLHLTANQLQRLPPNLGSSHQDPTQLPAKEEDTCFQALEVLMLDDNELTSGVFSSLKNLTRLKHLSLQGNCISEIPFMQLVGYSKPVQTATEEEAEEALAHSEPSDQYLTRISEIFHKHNWERNRKESSLPLPALQYLNLADNKVAKEEALMAATLFPMLREIDIQFNPITTRRRGDPPLLAYMQERLGITIKQKKTQEVVKRPLKVSTEPKWKVDEKIPKVSKKLLLLNPQSQAGKNEGKNSRNHTFHEKRKPFFLTQAADGPEFEFGLLPEDKETADSKERNISNPEQFDFLMDVEPNLRVLKRNGIQTAVRMLEHTLKNLNVYRDSKPKLDSIQTPYREREKRIKELPPLKPVKQLTERVDDMIKEIRESKTVKVVPLATALHSRGVSKQEYKEALSLMRDMKRTYKMVHAKTMEQEAAIKSDRDSDQI is encoded by the exons ATGACTTCAGCGTCCTACACTGCTGACGCAGGGCGGAGCTATCCTATAAAATGTTTCCCTGCCGGGACTTCACACCACAGAAGACGAGACG GTGCTGGTCACTGGCTTGCGGCTTACAGGGAGGCAGAGGAGCAAAAATACAGGCATCAACGTAGGAGAACAAAAGCAGCTTATAAAAAATGTGAGAGTGAGCTGGCTGATACTTCTCATGGAGTCACATTAGACAGAGCTTTCCTG cTCCATTTGCATCATGTTGACAGACCCTCTGAGCTCTGTTCTCTGGACATCATCGAGCAGAAACTAAGCTCT GTCAAACCAGAAGAACTCGAGGTGTTTGATAACGTGGCTTACATCAACGCATCTATTAACTCCCTTTCTCTAG GATCTTTCAGTAGTTTTGTGTCTCTAAGAGAACTCAACCTGTCATTAAATGAGGTTAGCGACTTGATGTTTGATGCTGCTGCCTTCCCTCTTCTCGAG GTTCTGGATTTGTCCTACAACTGCTTATCACCTGATGCTATTGTTTCTCTCGGTCGGCTCCCACGTCTTAAGGTCCTTCATCTAACTGCAAATCAGCTTCAGCGTCTCCCTCCTAATCTGGGCTCCTCACACCAAGACCCCACTCAGCT GCCGGCTAAAGAGGAAGACACATGCTTTCAAGCTCTAGAAGTCCTGATGCTTGATGATAATGAACTGACCTCTGGAGTCTTCAGCAGTCTTAAAAACCTAACGAG GCTAAAGCATTTAAGCCTACAGGGGAACTGCATTTCTGAAATACCGTTCATGCAACTGGTGGGTTATTCCAAACCTGTGCAGACTGCTACTGAAGAAGAGGCGGAAGAGG CACTCGCTCACTCGGAGCCTTCTGATCAGTATTTGACAAGAATCTCAGAG ATCTTTCACAAACACAACTGGGAGCGGAACCGCAAAGAATCCAGTTTACCTCTTCCAGCGCTGCAGTACCTCAATCTAGCTGACAACAAG GTTGCTAAGGAGGAAGCACTGATGGCTGCCACGCTTTTCCCGATGCTTCGTGAAATTGATATTCAGTTCAACCCCATAACCACGCGGAGGAGAG GAGACCCTCCCTTGCTGGCCTACATGCAGGAGAGACTTGGAATAACaataaagcagaagaaaacacaggAGGTTGTGAAGCGCCCGCTGAAAGTGTCCACTGAACCAAAATGGAAG GTGGATGAAAAAATACCAAAGGTGTCAAAGAAGCTATTACTGTTGAATCCACAAAGCCAGGCTGGCAAAAATGAAGGCAAGAACAGCAGAAACCACACCTtccatgaaaaaagaaaacccttCTTTCTTACTCAG GCAGCAGATGGACCTGAGTTTGAATTCGGTCTTCTTCCTGAAGACAAAGAAACTGCAGACAGCAAGGAGAGAAACATTTCCAATCCCGAGCAGTTTGATTTCTTGATGGATGTCGAACCGAACCTTCGTGTGCTCAAGCGTAATG GAATTCAAACAGCTGTTCGGATGCTGGAGCACACCCTGAAGAATCTCAATGTTTACAGGGACTCGAAACCAAAGCTCGACAGCATCCAGACGCCATACAGGGAGCGAGAGAAAAGG ATTAAGGAGCTGCCACCTCTGAAACCTGTGAAGCAGCTGACTGAAAGGGTAGATGACATGATCAAAGAAATCAGAGAgagtaaaacagtaaaagtgGTCCCTTTAG CCACTGCCCTACACAGCAGAGGTGTCAGTAAGCAAGAATATAAGGAAGCTCTCTCGCTGATGAGGGACATGAAAAGAACATACAAGATGGTCCACGCGAAAACAATGGAGCAAGAAGCCGCCATCAAGTCTGACAGAGACTCTGACCAAATCTGA
- the chrdl2 gene encoding chordin-like protein 2 has protein sequence MKSMFLFIFIIWFAAAELKPRKGSGVVCTFKDKTYIPGDSWHPYLEPFGYMFCIRCVCTETGHVKCNTIKCPVLPCENPVAEPQQCCPRCTDEPRIPAGLRASVKSCRYNGSIYQPGETFTKHNLFPSKQSNQCVMCTCSDGNIFCALKTCQPITCSSPASVPDTCCLLCKDHGISGSSSTEDGNHQLNRGVRHSVDQCSGEQSRVRSNRATAPRTSPRGLSLSKLNLKGASETTVKILLQRKHQRACLYNGKTYSHGDMWHPVLGKVLECILCTCTDGISDCKRITCPTQYPCQHPMKSAGKCCKTCPETKAESNQTQCYLGHKNNLLVYKVESALNVDSPNTVRIIAVERQSTAEVEVQVWNTIEGVLQLMEIGDIQRKDILDHPENCTLLTTLDEETWRKFKEEGENLSKAPQTTICEDGIREIVTFLNPKQTEGLCSP, from the exons atgaagtccatgtttttgttcattttcatcATTTGGTTTGCAGCTGCAGAGCTAAAACCCCGGAAAG GGTCCGGTGTGGTGTGTACTTTCAAAGACAAGACATATATCCCAGGAGACAGCTGGCATCCTTATCTAGAGCCTTTTGGGTACATGTTCTGCATACGCTGCGTCTGCACAGAG ACAGGCCATGTGAAATGTAACACAATCAAGTGCCCTGTCCTGCCATGTGAAAACCCTGTAGCTGAGCCTCAGCAATGCTGTCCGAGATGCACAG ACGAGCCGAGGATTCCTGCAGGGCTGAGGGCTTCGGTGAAATCCTGCAGGTATAATGGGAGCATTTATCAGCCCGGGGAGACATTCACCAAACACAACCTCTTCCCATCCAAGCAAAGCAATCAGTGTGTTATGTGCACATGCTCT GATGGAAACATCTTCTGTGCTCTGAAAACCTGCCAACCTATCACCTGTTCCTCCCCCGCGTCTGTTCCAGATACCTGCTGTTTGCTTTGTAAAG atCATGGCATCAGTGGGTCCTCATCAACTGAGGATGGAAACCATCAGCTAAACAGAGGAGTT AGGCATTCGGTTGATCAGTGCTCTGGAGAACAGAGTAGGGTGCGGTCCAACCGCGCCACGGCACCCAGGACCTCTCCTAGAGGCCTGAGTCTCAGTAAACTCAACCTTAAAGGGGCTTCAGAGACCACCGTGAAGATTTTGTTGCAGAGGAAACACCAAAGAG CGTGTTTATACAATGGCAAGACATACTCTCATGGAGACATGTGGCACCCAGTTTTGGGTAAAGTCCTGGAATGCATCCTGTGCACTTGTACTGACGGGATCTCAGACTGCAAACGCATCACATGTCCTACCCAGTACCCTTGCCAACATCCTATGAAATCAGCGGGAAAGTGCTGCAAGACTTGTCCAG AGACTAAAGCTGAAAGTAACCAGACCCAGTGCTATCTCGGACATAAAAATAACCTCTTGGTGTATAAAGTTGAATCAGCTCTGAATGTTGACTCACCCAACACAGTTAGGATCATTGCTGTTGAAAGACAAAGTACTGCTGAAGTTGAAGTACAAGTATGGAACACTATAGAAG GCGTTTTACAATTAATGGAAATTGGCGACATTCAAAGGAAAGACATTTTGGATCATCCAGAGAACTGCACGTTGCTCACAACACTCGATGAAG AGACATGGAGAAAATTTAAAGAGGAAGGAGAAAATCTGAGTAAAGCTCCTCAGACCACGATTTGTGAAGATGGCATTCGGGAGATTGTGACTTTCCTAAATCCTAAGCAAACTGAAGGCCTGTGTTCACCCTAA